One Plasmodium sp. gorilla clade G2 genome assembly, chromosome: 12 genomic window carries:
- a CDS encoding COPI associated protein,putative — translation MALFFTDLPNFSLRFLSMISGTLMIIAGILNIFNLFQTVVNIYVICSGILLILCDVKTFRFYRFIEFLFTVIGRSLFILIIGSIIIHKGILNLLIGLVLICISFMYITLGYYNGIPQPLMDTKKIPNNYFDAKNNGMSTCSMDTTNEYNSN, via the exons ATGGCACTTTTTTTTACCGATTTACCAAACTTCAGTTTGAGGTTTTTATCAATGATATCAG gCACTTTAATGATTATAGCCggaatattaaatatttttaatttatttcagACTGtcgtaaatatatatgtcattTGTTCAGGAATATTACTAATCCTTTGTGATGTGAAAACGTTTCGATTTTATCGATTTATTGAATTCTTATTTACAGTAATTGGAAGAAGTCTTTTTATACTTATTATTGGCTctattataatacataaaggaattttaaatttattaattggACTAGTTCTTATTTGTATAtcttttatgtatataactCTGGGTTATTATAATGGAATACCTCAACCTTTAAtggatacaaaaaaaattccgAACAATTATTTTGATGCCAAAAATAATGGTATGAGTACCTGTTCTATGGATACAACAAATGAGTATAAttcaaattaa